GCCATATCATGGACCCTGTGTACCGCATCCTGCCTATCCTGTATCCCTCCGATGTGGAGTGCAGCGTGGCTACCATCTGGCAGAAGATGTGGGACGATTCGGCTAACCCAGACAGTTGTCCACCCAGCACCATCATCCGTTTGTCTTATCCCACCAATGATGGCAAACATGTGATCAAAGTGAACTGGTACGATGGTGGTCTCTTACCTGCAAGGCCAGACGAACTTTTACCTGATGAAGAGATGGGCAACTGGGATGGCGGCGTGATCTTCGAAGGCAGCAAAGGAAAGATCATGGCCGATTGTTATGGCGCCAATCCACGACTGCTTCCCACCAGGCTGATGAAAGAAAAGAAGATGCCGAAGGAAACCATCAAACGCGTTCCTGAAGGGCATTACGTGCAGTGGGTGAACGCCTGTATTGCAGGTCATGGTAAAGGTGAGACCAGTTCTCCGTTCGAGTTTGCAGGTCCGTTTACGGAAAGCATTCTTATCGGCAACCTGGCGATAAGGAGTTTCCTGATGAAGAACCCCAACCTGAAAGGATGGGGCGATAAATATCTTGGCAGAAAGAAATTGTTATGGGATGCGAAGAATATGCGCATCACCAATTTTGAAGAAGCGAACCAGTTTGTGAAGAGAGAATACAGGGAAGGCTGGACGCTGGGCGTGTAAGAAACCGGAATGATTTAGGAAACAGTGCAGGCAACTGCACTGTTTTTTTGTGCCTATGCACATGATTCCAATCAATTTTTATTAGAAAGATTGTTGGCAGTATAAATGTTTGAGGAGTGAAGGCGTAACATCACACCTTTATTAATCAAACCGATATTTATGGAGCACGTGACCATGAACAAAGCAGAATCACTCACAGAAGGATTCTTGAAATTTTTTGAAACAATCCGGATAACTGCGCGGCATCCCCGCAAGCTTTTTGCGATGATCAAAAAGAATGATTTCAGCAAGATATATAAACCATTGCCTGTTTATATTTTTACAGTATTTCTATTCTTTCTCGTAACGCAGTTGATCCCTCTGACTTCAACATATGCACCTTATTATGCACCTTGGGTCAAAGGTGAACAAACGCATCTTACTGAAACGATCAGCCTTAATATGTTGATATTTGTAATGATCAATCTGATAGTAGGGCTAGTACAAATTTCCATTACAGCAGCTATTTTCAGCAGGCGGCATTTCCAGACTTTGGTGAAATTATTCTTGTATGCGGGTATGGTGGTTACTCTATTCAAAATGCTGTATGTAGTCGTTTTTCCTTTACTGGTTGCCTGGATAAACCCGAATGCACGTGAATCAGGCATTTTCATTCATCCTTATTGGCTAATGGCCTTTGATATCATTTTCTACTTTGTTTTGGCTTTTTACGTTTATCTGTTGCCCCAAAAAGTGAAGGAACGTGATAATAATTTACACAGTCAGCTTTTACAGATATCTCCAAACAAAGTTCCGGGGCGTTCACAGAAATGGATTTACGGGGTAAGTTTGTGGTTCATTTTATGTTTATCCAATTATTCTCATGATCGTCTGAATTCATTTACATACGGGTACCTGAATAAGTTTGGCGACACACCGGGGGTTGATATGACAGACAAGAACGAGGCCAGCAGGAAGGCTCTTTTTCTCTCCGCCTCATATAACCCAAATGATTCTGTGGACATACAGGGTATGATTATGATCAAACTGGAATCACCTGGCTATATACCCTCAAACAGTAATAGAAAGTTGTATTTCGAAATAGAAGAAACTCGTGAACGGAGATGGGTTATAACCTGCCCGTACCTGGATATGGATTTTCAGGTTCATCCTGCAGAAAACGGGACTATTGAATTCAATTCCGGGAAATTATATCCCGTTACCCTAAAAGCAAGAATGTCGTCGGAACAGTTTGGTAGATTCAGAAAAAGATTTGATAAAAAAATGGCACATATAGGATTTCAATTGTATCTCAATGAAACCAGACATTGCAACAGGAGGTATTCCCGTCAAATAATTATCGATATCGACTCCACCCACCTAAACACCAGCTTCGCAACAATGAGAAAAAATATCACCCAATCGCGTGGTAAATATTAATTTCATTCCTGGATACTTTCATAAAAAATCCCGGTTGAAATCATCAACCGGGATTTTCATTTATAGTACACTAACAATTATTTACCAAGATAAGACCTCAGCATCCAGGCGGCTTTTTCATGCTTCTGGATCAGTTGTGTGAGGTAATCCACCGTGCCCACATCTTTCAGTTTGTCTACTTCTGTGATCTTCTCACGGATGTAACGGGCCATTGTTTCGTGGTCATCCAGGAGATTTCTAACCTGTTCGCCCTGTTTGGTAGTGGTGGAGGGCTCAGTGAGATCGGTGAGCTTCAGGTATTCTTTCAGACGGCCTTCGGCATAGTGCCCGATCTTACGTACTCTTTCTGCAATTTCATCTATCACATCTTCCAGTTCCGTGTATAAGCTTTCAAAGAATTTGTGCATTTCGATGAAGTTGTCGCCTTCATAATTCCAGTGGTAATTCCTGGTTTTGGCATACAACACAAATTCATCGGCCAGGAGTTTGTTCAGTATGAGAGCAATTTGCTGTGCGTTCTTTTCAATAAGGCCAATGTTCGCTTTCATGTCTTATGAATTTTAGTGTATAGATAATAGTTATCATCATTCCGATGAAGTAACAAAATTGCGACAGTAAAAGTTTGTACTAAGGTATTCGAGCCGGCGGCCCGGGCAGGGATATACGTTGCCAGGGGGCAAGCGTATTCAAATGTACTAATTACATTGATACAAAATCATGATCCTGGTCAGATGGAGGGATCGTCGTTTTCTCCGGTTTCGTCCACCTCACCTGTAAAGGGATCTTCATCCGGTGTATCCAGGATGGCGGCAAGGTCCAGCAATTCCTTTTGTTTGTAGCGGTATTTATCGTTGTCGAAGCATTTGGAGAATTCTTCCATCAGCATCCTGATCACGGCTTTATTGGAAAGCGGTTTGAAGTAGGAGGCCACCGGTGGCACATTGATGCGCTTGAAGTAATTTTCAACGTCTTTGTGGGTGAACACCTGTCCGCTCATCGGATCGATAAAGAATTCCGTTTTGTATTGCGGATTTTCGTTCACTCTCGTGAAGTCATATTCCGGCTTGAAATAGCCCAGCACGAATTGCCGGGGGATATTGATGGCGCGAATGGGAACGTCCAGCAATTCGCTTACAATGAGGTAGAGGATGCCGTTGGCAATAGCGTTACCCCTTTTGCTTTCGAGTTGCTTATTGATGAGGAACTCTTCGGGTTGCTGGTAAGCGATCTCGGAGCCCCTGAGATTATAATAATTGTAGAGGATGCTGGTGAGCACATTCACCTGTTCGAGAGGAGTGAGGTAGTTGTTGAGCTCGAGCCAGATATTGCGGCGGAGTTTTTCGATCTCCTGGTAGATGGTGCTGGTGACAAGTTCCGGATATTGAAAACGGGCTACCAGCAGGGCGCCCGTCAGCAAATCCTGGTGCAGATTCCTGCCCCATTGCTGCGTTTCCCCGGTGAGATCGCGATAGTGAAGCCGATGAATCAGAAGCTCGATCCTTTCCTGCACATCTTCGCTGACGGTAT
This portion of the Pseudobacter ginsenosidimutans genome encodes:
- a CDS encoding transglutaminase-like domain-containing protein, whose translation is MEENKEISALFHLIDDPDEEVFNVVSTRIIDFGKGIIPNLEHLWENTVSEDVQERIELLIHRLHYRDLTGETQQWGRNLHQDLLTGALLVARFQYPELVTSTIYQEIEKLRRNIWLELNNYLTPLEQVNVLTSILYNYYNLRGSEIAYQQPEEFLINKQLESKRGNAIANGILYLIVSELLDVPIRAINIPRQFVLGYFKPEYDFTRVNENPQYKTEFFIDPMSGQVFTHKDVENYFKRINVPPVASYFKPLSNKAVIRMLMEEFSKCFDNDKYRYKQKELLDLAAILDTPDEDPFTGEVDETGENDDPSI
- a CDS encoding Dps family protein — its product is MKANIGLIEKNAQQIALILNKLLADEFVLYAKTRNYHWNYEGDNFIEMHKFFESLYTELEDVIDEIAERVRKIGHYAEGRLKEYLKLTDLTEPSTTTKQGEQVRNLLDDHETMARYIREKITEVDKLKDVGTVDYLTQLIQKHEKAAWMLRSYLGK